One stretch of Punica granatum isolate Tunisia-2019 chromosome 5, ASM765513v2, whole genome shotgun sequence DNA includes these proteins:
- the LOC116208484 gene encoding pleiotropic drug resistance protein 3-like isoform X2, whose amino-acid sequence MELTAAAVNLRSVLGRQVSELSSAAAADSHVEEEVDDELRLQWAAIARLPTIRLLRTSLFDQAEAAGKKKVVVDVTKLGANERHLFIEKLISHIESDNLRLLQKLRERIDRVNVKLPTVEVRFENLSVEAECEVVRGKPLPTLWNSLRRLLSISMEVISCKSQERKIRILHNVSGIIKPSRLTLLLGSPGCGKTTLLMALAGKLNHSLEVSGDISYNGYRLDEFVPQKTSAYISQHDEHIPEMTVRETIDFSARCQGIGSRADMMMEVSKIERREGIVPDLDIDTYMKAISVQGQERNLQTDYILKILGLDICANIMVGDALRRGISGGQKRRLTTGEMIVGPMKTLFMDDISTGLDSSTTYQIVSCLQHLVHLTDATAFVSLLQPAPETFNLFDDLVLMSEGKIVYHGPRNSALEFFQHCGFKCPKRKGVADFLQEVLSRKDQAQYWCRSDILYSYISVDQFCEMFRKSYMGQNLQDGLSVAYDRSQSHEVALSFSTYSLSKKEIFKACMSRELLLMKRNSFIYVFKTMQLIVTALITMTVFIRTEMHVDLTHGNYLMGALFYTLIRLLTNGVAELTLTVSRLPVFYKQQSFYLYPAWAYCISSSLLKIPFSLMDSLLWTAMTYYVIGYSPEFSRFFYHFLLLFALHLASTSICRLIASIFKTIVAATTFGSLTLVLMLMFGGFILPRPSLPSWLRWGFWLSPMTYGEIGITLNEFLAPRWQEVSSRGTTLGGDLLTSHGLNFDGYFYWISLAALFGLTVLFDVGFILALTYTNPLGMSRVVISQKKLSTLQRQEAHTNSTRSENSSTIHSSAKTSKERSASTGKMALPFEPLSISFKNVQYYVDTPPEMMARGFKEKKLQLLCDITGAFRPGVLTALMGVSGAGKTTLMDVLSGRKTDGTIEGDIRVGGFPKVQKTFARVSGYCEQFDIHSPHITVEESIMYSAWLRLPVEISSETKTKFVEEVIETIELDDIKDCLVGLPGQSGLSTEQRKRLTIAVELVSNPSIIFMDEPTSGLDARAAAVVMRTVKNVVSTGRTTVCTIHQPSIDVFEAFDELILMKLGGRIIYSGKLGHHSSELIKYFEEIPGVPKITDNYNPATWMLEVTSASTEEKLDLDFCVKYKESDQYKATAELVRQLSEPNPISTDLHFPTRYPQRFHEQLTACLWKQHLSYWRSPDYNLVRLMFMVISSLLFGALFWQKGQDIANEQDLFNVFGSMYIAVIFLGLNYCSSVLPLVATERTVLYRETFAGMYSSSAYSFAQKLVFTPYVGDCRNPIHASPINFVHGNYLPNDRVLLVCTQDPLVLLHDILHILVLCLSWDADDVSEFKSASGFRFSICCLHHIESLLGIPYTWTKNSQVVDMVLLDLPNILVLEGLLDFPVWRCGKRHTHLW is encoded by the exons ATGGAGCTGACTGCTGCAGCAGTAAACCTTCGCTCCGTGCTTGGACGCCAAGTTTCAGAGCTAAGCAGTGCGGCAGCGGCAGATTCGCATGTGGAGGAGGAGGTAGACGACGAGCTTCGGTTACAGTGGGCTGCCATTGCCAGACTGCCCACTATCAGGCTCCTCAGGACATCTCTCTTTGACCAAGCTGAAGCTGCAGGGAAGAAGAAGGTTGTTGTTGATGTCACGAAGCTCGGTGCCAACGAACGTCACTTGTTCATCGAGAAGCTCATCAGCCACATCGAGAGTGACAACCTCCGGCTCCTCCAGAAACTCCGGGAGAGGATTGACAG AGTTAATGTTAAATTACCCACTGTGGAGGTTCGGTTCGAGAATCTATCCGTGGAAGCAGAGTGCGAGGTAGTTCGAGGAAAGCCCCTCCCCACACTGTGGAATTCCCTCAGGAGATTGTTGTCG atttccATGGAGGTCATATCTTGCAAGTctcaagaaagaaagatcaggATTCTACATAATGTCAGCGGAATCATCAAACCATCAAG GTTGACACTTCTACTGGGGTCTCCCGGGTGCGGAAAAACGACTTTACTCATGGCTCTTGCTGGAAAATTAAATCACTCTCTTGAG GTTAGCGGAGACATATCATATAACGGTTACAGGCTAGATGAGTTCGTTCCTCAGAAAACATCCGCTTACATTAGCCAACATGATGAGCACATACCCGAAATGACAGTGAGGGAAACCATCGACTTCTCAGCACGCTGCCAGGGCATTGGAAGCAGGGCTG ACATGATGATGGAGGTTAGCAAAatagagagaagagaaggtATTGTCCCCGATCTGGACATCGACACATACATGAAG GCCATTTCTGTTCAAGGACAAGAGAGAAATCTTCAAACCGACTACATTTTAAAG ATCCTTGGACTGGATATCTGCGCCAATATAATGGTCGGTGATGCACTAAGGAGAGGAATTTCAGGTGGCCAAAAGAGAAGGCTAACAACAG GAGAGATGATTGTCGGTCCGATGAAAACTCTCTTCATGGATGACATCTCGACTGGGTTGGACAGCTCGACGACCTACCAGATAGTGTCCTGCCTTCAGCACTTAGTGCACCTAACAGATGCAACAGCCTTTGTCTCACTTCTTCAGCCTGCACCTGAAACATTCAATCTGTTTGATGATTTAGTACTGATGTCAGAGGGAAAAATCGTCTACCATGGTCCACGAAACTCTGCGCTCGAATTTTTTCAGCACTGCGGTTTCAAGTGTCCCAAAAGGAAAGGTGTCGCGGACTTCCTTCAGGAG GTACTTTCCCGGAAAGATCAAGCGCAGTATTGGTGCCGCTCGGACATTCTATACAGCTACATTTCGGTGGATCAGTTCTGCGAGATGTTTAGGAAAAGTTACATGGGGCAAAATTTACAGGATGGGCTCTCTGTTGCATACGATAGATCTCAATCCCACGAAGTTGCCCTTTCGTTCAGCACCTATTCTTTGAGCAAAAAGGAAATATTTAAAGCATGCATGAGCCGAGAGTTGCTTCTCATGAAGCGTAACTCCTTCATCTACGTATTCAAAACGATGCAG CTTATTGTCACGGCGCTCATCACAATGACGGTATTCATACGAACTGAAATGCATGTGGACTTGACCCATGGCAACTATTTGATGGGAGCCCTATTCTACACGCTCATCAGGCTTTTGACTAACGGAGTGGCTGAGCTTACACTAACAGTGTCGAGACTTCCTGTATTCTACAAGCAACAATCGTTTTACCTATACCCAGCTTGGGCTTACTGCATCTCATCCTCTCTCCTAAAGATCCCGTTTTCGCTAATGGACTCCCTTTTGTGGACCGCAATGACTTATTATGTTATAGGATACAGCCCCGAGTTCTCAAG ATTTTTCTACCATTTTCTTCTGTTGTTTGCTCTGCACCTCGCCTCAACGTCAATCTGCCGTTTGATTGCCTCCATTTTCAAGACTATAGTAGCAGCAACGACTTTCGGCTCTTTGACGTTAGTGCTAATGCTTATGTTTGGAGGCTTCATTCTTCCACGTC CATCTTTACCTTCGTGGTTAAGGTGGGGTTTCTGGCTTTCTCCAATGACGTACGGAGAAATCGGCATAACGTTGAACGAATTTCTTGCTCCCCGCTGGCAAGAG GTTTCGAGCAGAGGTACTACACTTGGAGGGGATCTCTTAACTAGCCATGGGTTAAACTTCGATGGCTACTTTTATTGGATATCATTAGCGGCACTTTTTGGTTTGACAGTACTGTTTGATGTCGGCTTCATTTTAGCCTTAACATACACAAATC CTCTGGGGATGTCTCGAGTTGTTATTTCTCAGAAGAAGCTCAGCACATTGCAGAGACAGGAAGCACATACAAATAGCACCCGATCAGAAAATAGTTCAACCATTCATTCATCTGCTAAAACGTCCAAAGAGAGGAGTGCAAGTACAG GAAAAATGGCCCTTCCATTCGAACCTCTCTCGATATCATTCAAGAATGTGCAGTATTATGTCGATACACCCCCA GAAATGATGGCGCGTGGTTTCAAAGAAAAGAAGCTCCAACTACTCTGTGATATCACGGGAGCATTTAGGCCCGGGGTTCTGACAGCCTTAATGGGTGTTAGTGGGGCTGGAAAGACAACCTTGATGGATGTTCTCTCGGGACGGAAAACAGATGGGACTATTGAAGGAGATATCAGAGTTGGAGGGTTCCCGAAAGTTCAGAAGACATTTGCTCGAGTATCAGGCTATTGCGAGCAGTTCGACATACATTCTCCCCATATTACCGTAGAAGAATCCATCATGTACTCCGCTTGGTTGAGGTTACCTGTGGAGATTAGCTCTGAAACAAAAACG AAGTTTGTAGAAGAAGTCATTGAAACGATCGAGCTCGATGATATAAAAGATTGTTTAGTTGGTCTACCTGGGCAAAGCGGCTTATCAACCGAGCAGAGGAAGAGGCTAACTATTGCGGTCGAGCTTGTCTCCAACCCGTCCATAATATTTATGGATGAGCCCACATCAGGTCTTGACGCAAGAGCAGCAGCGGTTGTTATGCGGACAGTGAAAAATGTTGTCAGCACAGGAAGGACGACAGTGTGCACAATCCACCAGCCGAGTATCGATGTCTTTGAAGCTTTCGATGAG CTGATTTTGATGAAGTTAGGAGGGCGAATTATCTACTCTGGCAAGCTCGGTCATCACTCAAGTGAACTGATAAAGTATTTTGAG GAAATTCCTGGTGTCCCGAAGATAACCGATAATTACAACCCAGCAACATGGATGCTAGAAGTTACTTCTGCATCGACTGAAGAAAAACTCGATTTGGATTTCTGTGTCAAATACAAGGAATCGGACCAGTACAA GGCAACTGCTGAGCTGGTTCGACAATTAAGTGAACCGAATCCCATTTCAACAGACCTGCACTTCCCAACCCGTTATCCTCAACGTTTTCACGAACAGCTCACTGCGTGTCTGTGGAAACAACACCTGTCCTATTGGAGGAGTCCCGATTACAACTTGGTCCGCCTCATGTTTATGGTCATTTCATCTCTGCTTTTTGGGGCCTTGTTTTGGCAGAAAGGACAGGACAT TGCGAACGAGCAGGACCTGTTCAATGTTTTCGGGTCCATGTACATTGCTGTCATCTTTTTGGGCTTGAACTACTGTTCTTCGGTGCTTCCACTTGTGGCAACTGAGCGGACTGTCCTGTATAGGGAGACTTTCGCAGGAATGTACTCTTCGAGTGCTTATTCGTTTGCACAG AAATTGGTTTTCACCCCTTATGTAGGTGATTGTCGAAATCCCATACATGCTAGTCCAATCAATTTTGTACACGGCAATTACCTACCCAATGATAGGGTTCTACTGGTCTGCACACAAGATCCTCTGGTACTTCTACACGACATTCTGCACATTCTCGTACTTTGTCTATCTTGGGATGCTGATGATGTCAGTGAGTTCAAATCTGCAAGTGGCTTCCGTTTTAGCATCTGCTGTCTACACCATATTGAATCTCTTCTCGGGATTCCTTATACCTGGACCA AAAATTCCCAAGTGGTGGATATGGTGCTACTGGATCTGCCCAACATCTTGGTCCTTGAGGGGCTTCTTGACTTCCCAGTATGGAGATGTGGGAAAAGACATACTCATCTTTGGTGA
- the LOC116208484 gene encoding pleiotropic drug resistance protein 3-like isoform X1 has product MELTAAAVNLRSVLGRQVSELSSAAAADSHVEEEVDDELRLQWAAIARLPTIRLLRTSLFDQAEAAGKKKVVVDVTKLGANERHLFIEKLISHIESDNLRLLQKLRERIDRVNVKLPTVEVRFENLSVEAECEVVRGKPLPTLWNSLRRLLSISMEVISCKSQERKIRILHNVSGIIKPSRLTLLLGSPGCGKTTLLMALAGKLNHSLEVSGDISYNGYRLDEFVPQKTSAYISQHDEHIPEMTVRETIDFSARCQGIGSRADMMMEVSKIERREGIVPDLDIDTYMKAISVQGQERNLQTDYILKILGLDICANIMVGDALRRGISGGQKRRLTTGEMIVGPMKTLFMDDISTGLDSSTTYQIVSCLQHLVHLTDATAFVSLLQPAPETFNLFDDLVLMSEGKIVYHGPRNSALEFFQHCGFKCPKRKGVADFLQEVLSRKDQAQYWCRSDILYSYISVDQFCEMFRKSYMGQNLQDGLSVAYDRSQSHEVALSFSTYSLSKKEIFKACMSRELLLMKRNSFIYVFKTMQLIVTALITMTVFIRTEMHVDLTHGNYLMGALFYTLIRLLTNGVAELTLTVSRLPVFYKQQSFYLYPAWAYCISSSLLKIPFSLMDSLLWTAMTYYVIGYSPEFSRFFYHFLLLFALHLASTSICRLIASIFKTIVAATTFGSLTLVLMLMFGGFILPRPSLPSWLRWGFWLSPMTYGEIGITLNEFLAPRWQEVSSRGTTLGGDLLTSHGLNFDGYFYWISLAALFGLTVLFDVGFILALTYTNPLGMSRVVISQKKLSTLQRQEAHTNSTRSENSSTIHSSAKTSKERSASTGKMALPFEPLSISFKNVQYYVDTPPEMMARGFKEKKLQLLCDITGAFRPGVLTALMGVSGAGKTTLMDVLSGRKTDGTIEGDIRVGGFPKVQKTFARVSGYCEQFDIHSPHITVEESIMYSAWLRLPVEISSETKTKFVEEVIETIELDDIKDCLVGLPGQSGLSTEQRKRLTIAVELVSNPSIIFMDEPTSGLDARAAAVVMRTVKNVVSTGRTTVCTIHQPSIDVFEAFDELILMKLGGRIIYSGKLGHHSSELIKYFEEIPGVPKITDNYNPATWMLEVTSASTEEKLDLDFCVKYKESDQYKATAELVRQLSEPNPISTDLHFPTRYPQRFHEQLTACLWKQHLSYWRSPDYNLVRLMFMVISSLLFGALFWQKGQDIANEQDLFNVFGSMYIAVIFLGLNYCSSVLPLVATERTVLYRETFAGMYSSSAYSFAQVIVEIPYMLVQSILYTAITYPMIGFYWSAHKILWYFYTTFCTFSYFVYLGMLMMSVSSNLQVASVLASAVYTILNLFSGFLIPGPKIPKWWIWCYWICPTSWSLRGFLTSQYGDVGKDILIFGDRKQISSFLEDYYSFHNSQLGIVAVVLAVFPIGYASLFAYCISKLKFQRR; this is encoded by the exons ATGGAGCTGACTGCTGCAGCAGTAAACCTTCGCTCCGTGCTTGGACGCCAAGTTTCAGAGCTAAGCAGTGCGGCAGCGGCAGATTCGCATGTGGAGGAGGAGGTAGACGACGAGCTTCGGTTACAGTGGGCTGCCATTGCCAGACTGCCCACTATCAGGCTCCTCAGGACATCTCTCTTTGACCAAGCTGAAGCTGCAGGGAAGAAGAAGGTTGTTGTTGATGTCACGAAGCTCGGTGCCAACGAACGTCACTTGTTCATCGAGAAGCTCATCAGCCACATCGAGAGTGACAACCTCCGGCTCCTCCAGAAACTCCGGGAGAGGATTGACAG AGTTAATGTTAAATTACCCACTGTGGAGGTTCGGTTCGAGAATCTATCCGTGGAAGCAGAGTGCGAGGTAGTTCGAGGAAAGCCCCTCCCCACACTGTGGAATTCCCTCAGGAGATTGTTGTCG atttccATGGAGGTCATATCTTGCAAGTctcaagaaagaaagatcaggATTCTACATAATGTCAGCGGAATCATCAAACCATCAAG GTTGACACTTCTACTGGGGTCTCCCGGGTGCGGAAAAACGACTTTACTCATGGCTCTTGCTGGAAAATTAAATCACTCTCTTGAG GTTAGCGGAGACATATCATATAACGGTTACAGGCTAGATGAGTTCGTTCCTCAGAAAACATCCGCTTACATTAGCCAACATGATGAGCACATACCCGAAATGACAGTGAGGGAAACCATCGACTTCTCAGCACGCTGCCAGGGCATTGGAAGCAGGGCTG ACATGATGATGGAGGTTAGCAAAatagagagaagagaaggtATTGTCCCCGATCTGGACATCGACACATACATGAAG GCCATTTCTGTTCAAGGACAAGAGAGAAATCTTCAAACCGACTACATTTTAAAG ATCCTTGGACTGGATATCTGCGCCAATATAATGGTCGGTGATGCACTAAGGAGAGGAATTTCAGGTGGCCAAAAGAGAAGGCTAACAACAG GAGAGATGATTGTCGGTCCGATGAAAACTCTCTTCATGGATGACATCTCGACTGGGTTGGACAGCTCGACGACCTACCAGATAGTGTCCTGCCTTCAGCACTTAGTGCACCTAACAGATGCAACAGCCTTTGTCTCACTTCTTCAGCCTGCACCTGAAACATTCAATCTGTTTGATGATTTAGTACTGATGTCAGAGGGAAAAATCGTCTACCATGGTCCACGAAACTCTGCGCTCGAATTTTTTCAGCACTGCGGTTTCAAGTGTCCCAAAAGGAAAGGTGTCGCGGACTTCCTTCAGGAG GTACTTTCCCGGAAAGATCAAGCGCAGTATTGGTGCCGCTCGGACATTCTATACAGCTACATTTCGGTGGATCAGTTCTGCGAGATGTTTAGGAAAAGTTACATGGGGCAAAATTTACAGGATGGGCTCTCTGTTGCATACGATAGATCTCAATCCCACGAAGTTGCCCTTTCGTTCAGCACCTATTCTTTGAGCAAAAAGGAAATATTTAAAGCATGCATGAGCCGAGAGTTGCTTCTCATGAAGCGTAACTCCTTCATCTACGTATTCAAAACGATGCAG CTTATTGTCACGGCGCTCATCACAATGACGGTATTCATACGAACTGAAATGCATGTGGACTTGACCCATGGCAACTATTTGATGGGAGCCCTATTCTACACGCTCATCAGGCTTTTGACTAACGGAGTGGCTGAGCTTACACTAACAGTGTCGAGACTTCCTGTATTCTACAAGCAACAATCGTTTTACCTATACCCAGCTTGGGCTTACTGCATCTCATCCTCTCTCCTAAAGATCCCGTTTTCGCTAATGGACTCCCTTTTGTGGACCGCAATGACTTATTATGTTATAGGATACAGCCCCGAGTTCTCAAG ATTTTTCTACCATTTTCTTCTGTTGTTTGCTCTGCACCTCGCCTCAACGTCAATCTGCCGTTTGATTGCCTCCATTTTCAAGACTATAGTAGCAGCAACGACTTTCGGCTCTTTGACGTTAGTGCTAATGCTTATGTTTGGAGGCTTCATTCTTCCACGTC CATCTTTACCTTCGTGGTTAAGGTGGGGTTTCTGGCTTTCTCCAATGACGTACGGAGAAATCGGCATAACGTTGAACGAATTTCTTGCTCCCCGCTGGCAAGAG GTTTCGAGCAGAGGTACTACACTTGGAGGGGATCTCTTAACTAGCCATGGGTTAAACTTCGATGGCTACTTTTATTGGATATCATTAGCGGCACTTTTTGGTTTGACAGTACTGTTTGATGTCGGCTTCATTTTAGCCTTAACATACACAAATC CTCTGGGGATGTCTCGAGTTGTTATTTCTCAGAAGAAGCTCAGCACATTGCAGAGACAGGAAGCACATACAAATAGCACCCGATCAGAAAATAGTTCAACCATTCATTCATCTGCTAAAACGTCCAAAGAGAGGAGTGCAAGTACAG GAAAAATGGCCCTTCCATTCGAACCTCTCTCGATATCATTCAAGAATGTGCAGTATTATGTCGATACACCCCCA GAAATGATGGCGCGTGGTTTCAAAGAAAAGAAGCTCCAACTACTCTGTGATATCACGGGAGCATTTAGGCCCGGGGTTCTGACAGCCTTAATGGGTGTTAGTGGGGCTGGAAAGACAACCTTGATGGATGTTCTCTCGGGACGGAAAACAGATGGGACTATTGAAGGAGATATCAGAGTTGGAGGGTTCCCGAAAGTTCAGAAGACATTTGCTCGAGTATCAGGCTATTGCGAGCAGTTCGACATACATTCTCCCCATATTACCGTAGAAGAATCCATCATGTACTCCGCTTGGTTGAGGTTACCTGTGGAGATTAGCTCTGAAACAAAAACG AAGTTTGTAGAAGAAGTCATTGAAACGATCGAGCTCGATGATATAAAAGATTGTTTAGTTGGTCTACCTGGGCAAAGCGGCTTATCAACCGAGCAGAGGAAGAGGCTAACTATTGCGGTCGAGCTTGTCTCCAACCCGTCCATAATATTTATGGATGAGCCCACATCAGGTCTTGACGCAAGAGCAGCAGCGGTTGTTATGCGGACAGTGAAAAATGTTGTCAGCACAGGAAGGACGACAGTGTGCACAATCCACCAGCCGAGTATCGATGTCTTTGAAGCTTTCGATGAG CTGATTTTGATGAAGTTAGGAGGGCGAATTATCTACTCTGGCAAGCTCGGTCATCACTCAAGTGAACTGATAAAGTATTTTGAG GAAATTCCTGGTGTCCCGAAGATAACCGATAATTACAACCCAGCAACATGGATGCTAGAAGTTACTTCTGCATCGACTGAAGAAAAACTCGATTTGGATTTCTGTGTCAAATACAAGGAATCGGACCAGTACAA GGCAACTGCTGAGCTGGTTCGACAATTAAGTGAACCGAATCCCATTTCAACAGACCTGCACTTCCCAACCCGTTATCCTCAACGTTTTCACGAACAGCTCACTGCGTGTCTGTGGAAACAACACCTGTCCTATTGGAGGAGTCCCGATTACAACTTGGTCCGCCTCATGTTTATGGTCATTTCATCTCTGCTTTTTGGGGCCTTGTTTTGGCAGAAAGGACAGGACAT TGCGAACGAGCAGGACCTGTTCAATGTTTTCGGGTCCATGTACATTGCTGTCATCTTTTTGGGCTTGAACTACTGTTCTTCGGTGCTTCCACTTGTGGCAACTGAGCGGACTGTCCTGTATAGGGAGACTTTCGCAGGAATGTACTCTTCGAGTGCTTATTCGTTTGCACAG GTGATTGTCGAAATCCCATACATGCTAGTCCAATCAATTTTGTACACGGCAATTACCTACCCAATGATAGGGTTCTACTGGTCTGCACACAAGATCCTCTGGTACTTCTACACGACATTCTGCACATTCTCGTACTTTGTCTATCTTGGGATGCTGATGATGTCAGTGAGTTCAAATCTGCAAGTGGCTTCCGTTTTAGCATCTGCTGTCTACACCATATTGAATCTCTTCTCGGGATTCCTTATACCTGGACCA AAAATTCCCAAGTGGTGGATATGGTGCTACTGGATCTGCCCAACATCTTGGTCCTTGAGGGGCTTCTTGACTTCCCAGTATGGAGATGTGGGAAAAGACATACTCATCTTTGGTGATCGAAAACAGATCAGTTCCTTCCTAGAAGATTACTACAGCTTCCACAACAGTCAGTTAGGAATCGTAGCTGTTGTCCTTGCTGTTTTCCCGATTGGTTATGCATCCTTGTTTGCATACTGCATCAGCAAGCTGAAGTTTCAAAGGCGATAA
- the LOC116207764 gene encoding S-adenosylmethionine synthase 5-like has protein sequence METFLFTSESVNEGHPDKLCDQVSDAILDACLAEDPDSKVACETCTKTNMVMVFGEITTKAKVDYEKIVRDTCREIGFVSDNVGLDADNCKVLVNIEQQSPDIAQGVHGHLTKQPEEIGAGDQGHMFGYATDETAEFMPLSHVLATKLGARLTEVRKNGTCPWLRPDGKTQVTVEYHNDNGAMVPIRVHTVLISTQHDETVTNDEIAADLKEHVIKPVIPQNYLDEKTIFHLNPSGRFVIGGPHGDAGLTGRKIIIDTYGGWGAHGGGAFSGKDPTKVDRSGAYIVRQAAKSIVASGLARRCIVQVSYAIGVPEPLSVFVDTYKTGKIPDKEILKIVKENFDFRPGMIAINLDLKRGGNGRFLKTAAYGHFGRDDPDFTWEVVKHLKWEKPQA, from the coding sequence ATGGAGACCTTCCTATTTACCTCTGAGTCTGTGAACGAGGGGCACCCCGACAAGCTCTGCGACCAGGTTTCGGACGCTATCCTTGATGCTTGTTTGGCGGAGGACCCTGACAGCAAGGTTGCATGTGAGACCTGCACCAAGACCAACATGGTCATGGTCTTCGGTGAGATCACCACCAAGGCCAAGGTGGACTATGAGAAGATCGTGAGGGATACTTGCCGGGAAATTGGCTTTGTCTCTGACAATGTGGGTCTTGATGCTGACAACTGCAAGGTCCTCGTGAACATTGAGCAGCAAAGCCCCGATATAGCCCAGGGGGTGCATGGCCACCTGACTAAGCAGCCTGAGGAGATTGGTGCTGGAGATCAGGGCCATATGTTTGGATATGCCACTGATGAGACTGCGGAGTTCATGCCGTTAAGCCACGTGCTGGCCACCAAGCTTGGTGCCCGCCTCACTGAGGTCCGCAAGAACGGGACCTGCCCATGGCTCAGGCCTGATGGGAAGACCCAAGTCACTGTTGAGTATCACAATGACAATGGCGCCATGGTTCCGATCCGTGTCCACACTGTCCTCATCTCGACCCAGCATGATGAGACTGTGACCAATGATGAGATCGCCGCCGATCTCAAGGAGCATGTCATCAAGCCTGTGATCCCCCAGAATTACCTCGATGAGAAGACCATCTTCCACCTCAACCCATCAGGCAGATTCGTGATCGGAGGTCCTCACGGAGATGCCGGTCTCACTGGCCGGAAGATCATCATTGACACCTATGGCGGGTGGGGAGCCCACGGTGGCGGGGCCTTCTCTGGGAAGGACCCCACCAAGGTTGACAGGAGTGGGGCCTACATTGTGAGGCAGGCTGCTAAGAGCATCGTGGCAAGTGGCCTAGCTCGGAGGTGCATTGTGCAGGTCTCTTATGCTATCGGTGTGCCCGAGCCCCTCTCAGTCTTTGTAGACACCTACAAGACTGGGAAGATCCCCGACAAGGAGATCCTCAAGATCGTGAAGGAGAACTTCGACTTCAGGCCCGGGATGATCGCAATCAACTTGGACCTCAAGCGGGGCGGCAATGGCAGGTTCCTGAAGACTGCTGCCTACGGGCATTTCGGAAGGGATGACCCCGACTTCACATGGGAGGTGGTGAAGCACCTCAAATGGGAAAAGCCCCAAGCTTAG